The genomic interval TGGCAATGGATATAATGGAGCAGATGATTAAAGTTGCGGGCAAAAAGATGGCCGGACTTAAAATTTGCAAGCCGTAATAAATCATAGTTGGGATAATACCGCTCACAAGCCATGTTCCTGCCAGAGCACCAACCATTAGTAGAATCAAGATGGCGCTGACGGTTGATTTAATGTTATTAGCCACTTCTTCCATCATTTTGTGGAAAGTCACCTTGTTAAAAAAACCAACAACAGCGGCTATTGCACCACCAAGTAATAAAACGAATTGATTACTACCACTTAGCGCTTCATCACCAAAAACATATACATTATAGCCTAGTAAAATAACAATGGCAAGTACGGGAATTAATGCTTCTCCTATTGATAACTCTTTATTTCTGTGAATTTTGGTTTCCATAAGTAAATGTTGGTAGGATGTTAGTTTTAGTTTAGATGCCTTTTATTGCTACAGGTAAACTTCCTTGTGTGGCTGCGTTGTTTAAGAGTAATTGAGCTGCAGTTTCTTGGAACTCCTTAAAATCTTGGTAGACTTGAGTAATTCCTTTAGCCGACGCTAAATTAGGTATTACCTGCAGAGCATACGGATTGCCAAAAAGATACAAGATACATTTTTTAGTTTCAAAAAGCTCCGATAATAGTTTCAAAATCCTGTCTTCGATCTCAAAGTTTTGCATGGGCTTTGCTTTGGGAACGAATAAAGCGATGATAATAGTTTCAATTCCATTAAAATTTTTACTATGTATTTCATTTGCATTTTCGATTGAAAAACTTTTTGCTTTGATAGCGTCCGTTATCGTTTTTGAAAAAACATTTTCAGTGTTTTTATAAATACTTAGTACGGCTAGTTTTTCTTTTTTGGATGCATCCAATGCTAATTGGTTGTTGTTACTATTTTTTATTGTTGTAATACTATTTTGTGCAATTCTAGTATTCAAAAGCGAAGCAGTTTTAAAATCTAGTTGACTGTCAATTTTTGATTTAGCATCCAATAAGCCTACTTTTTTCTTGCAATACATAATGCGATTATAACTCGCATCAATGCGTTCTAGAGAAGCGTTTTTAAGAATTTCTTGAATTCCTTCAGGAACGTTTTCAGCAAAACACAATACATCATTTCCTGCGTTGAAAGCTTCCCATTCTAGTTCTCCTTTTGTGTCATATAGTTTAGAAACGCTATGCATGTTTAATGCATCAGAAATAACTAATCCTTTGTATTGTAGTTTCTTGCGTAATAGATCTTGAATAATCGCTTTGGATAAAGTAGCAGATGTGTTTTTGCCATCATTCAATGATGGAACCGCCAAATGACCAATCATAATCGAATCGACTTGGTGTTTGATTCCTTCAATAAAAGGGTACAATTCGTTATCTAATAATTCGTCCAAACTTTCTTCGAGAATGGGCAATCCTAAGTGGGAGTCCACATTGGTATTTCCATGTCCTGGAAAGTGTTTTAAGCAACCCAGAACGCCAACATCATTCATTCCGCGTAAATATTCGACGGCAAAATGAGCTACTTTTTCTTTGTTTTCACCAAATGAACGGTAGCCAATTACGGGATTATTGGGGTTGTTATTAATGTCTGCTAATGGAGCCAAATTATAATGAATTCCAGCCGATTTTAAGTCCAAACCAATTTGCTTTCCTACCTCGTAAACTAAATGTAATTGACTTTCGGGCAAAGCTCCAAGTGTAATGGCGTACGGATATTGCGGTGTTTTTTCGACACGCATTGCCAAACCCCATTCAGCGTCAATACTCATTAGAAGTGGAGTAGAGGTGCATTTTTGGTAACGAACAATCAAGGACTTCAATCGCTCGTAACTATCATCATTGTACACAATAGGTTTCTTGCTTTCGTAATTGGTAGCCGCACTAGCACGAGAGTGAAAAAATGTCAACCCACCAATATGGTGTTCCCGAATTAATTTTTCAGTCGCTTGTATGTTTTCTTCGGTGTCATTAATGAATACCGCTGGGAAAAAAAATTGTCCTATTTTTTGTTCTAAAGTCATTTTGTTTTACGCTAACCTCTATTTTTTACTTTCTTAATTTCACTATCAACCAACAACTATTTGCTCTCCTTAGTCTTCTTCCCGAAATCTTTCGGGTAAATCAAGAATCTCGATAAAATTAACCCTGGAATCGTAGCTAGAAATACCCAGATAAAGAAGTTTCCGTACCCAAGGTATTCTTGGATAAATCCGCTTAACATTCCCGGAAGCATCATTCCTAATGCCATAAAACCTGTTGCAATAGAGTAGTGGGAGGTTTTTGATTCACCATCAGCCACGTAAATCAAATACATCATAAAAGCGGCAAAACCAAAGCCGTAACCAAATTGCTCAGCAATCACCGTTGCATAAATATAATAGACAGAGGCAGGGTGGAAGTGTGCTAATAAAACAAACCCAATAATAGGTAAGTGCATTGCTAAAATCATTGGCAACATCCATTTTCCAAGACCGTCTTTAGAAATAGCAATCCCGCCTAAAATCCCGCCGACAGTTAAAGCTAGTACTCCAAAAGTCCCGTATATAATCCCCACATCCTGAGTTGTTAATCCTAGCCCACCTACAGTAATATCATCAATCAAAAAAGGCGTTAGCATTTTCAATAATTGTGATTCTCCCAAGCGGAAAAGCAAGATAAAGGCAAGGATAATTCCAATTTGTTTCTTTTGAAAAAAACTAGCGAAAACGACAAAGAAATTCTTTTTAGAATCCGAATAGGAAGCTTCAGAAGTATTAGCTACTTCCGTTTTTGGGGTTGAAAAGTAGTTGTAAATCGTCAAAATTGCCATTAGCAATCCTACGATGATCATCGTGTAAGACCATGCTTTTTGTTTATCACCATATTCTTGTTCGAGATAACCACCAATGATGACAATTAATCCATTTCCTGTAAGCATAGAAAGCCTGTAGAAAGTGCTTCTAATTCCAAGAAAAAAAGATTGTTCGTCTTTCTCCAAAGCAATCATATAAAAACCGTCACTGGCTACGTCATTCGAAGCAGAAGCAAAAGCCGCCATCCAAAAGAAAGCCAAGCTAATCATAAAGAAATTGTTCATCGGAATCGTAAATCCAACAATCAAAAAAGCAATAGAAATTAACAATTGCATAGCAATAAACCATTTTCTTTTGGTCGAATACAAGTCAATAAACGGACTCCACAAAGGTTTTATTACCCAAGGTAAGTATAATAAACTGGTGTAAATACCAATATCTTCATTGCTGATTCCGAGGTTCTTATACATGATTACCGAAACTGAAATAATAATAGCATAAGGAAGTCCCGAAGCAAAGTTTAGGACAGGTATCCAATACCAAGGTTTGTTATTCTTCATCTGGTGTAATTTGGTTTAGAATTATTTTAGAATTTTTTGATATAGAAACTAAAGTAGCTTCACTTTCGTTGCCATAGTAATCTATGTAGGATATAGCACAACTGTTGTGTCTTTCTAAATACGTTTTTGGTAAACTAATACCTATAGAGCCTTTTTTTTCTGTTATCGCAATTTTGTCAATGATATTTGCAGGATTAGAAACGTCAATTTTGGTAAAGTTTTTCGTTCCATAAACCACCACATATCTTATTTTATCTACTTCTGGGAATTTTAAAATAACATCTGCAATTTCGTTATCTGTAGTAATATCCCAAACTACAGGACAGTCTTCGACTTTATATCTAAATCCAGGAACAACATTGGGTAAAGCAGGGTATTTGTACTGATTTTGGGCTAAAATATCCGTAACCGCTTTATTAGTATTGTTCAAAAACCATTTGGCACTAAAAAAACCGTTTCCTTGAATGTTTTTGTAGGTTCTGTTTAAGTCAATTTGATTTGGAATTTCAAACGGATTAGTCCATTTTTTATCAGAATCGGTATTGATTTTATACGAGCTATTTCCTATATAGACTGCAGCGTTTCCGTTGGAGTTTTCAGACCACCATTTTAGTAATTTAGAATATGAAGCTGTTTTATGCTCAATGCTCCAATATAATTGGGGTAAAATATAATCTACCCATTTGTACTCCATCCAAGCTAATGGATCTGCAAATAAGTCATCGTAATTGGTTTGTCCTGATTGTGTATCGGAACCTTTTGGATCTACCGATTTATTGCGCCAAACTCCAAAAGGACTGATTCCAAATTGCACCCAAGGTTTGATTTTCTTAATGGCATAGTTGGTGCATTTTACGAAATTGTTGGTATTCATACGTCTCCAGTCTGAAAGAGATAAACCATTTCCGTATTTTTTATAGGAAGCGGTGTCGTTAAAATCTTGTCCAGATATTTTGTAAGGGTAAAAATAATCATCAAAATGCACCGCATCAATATCGTAGTTTTTTACCACTTCTTCCACCACAGCCACAAGGTGACTTTGAACTTCAGGCAAGCCAGGGTTATAGTAGTATTTTTCGCCGTACTTAATCATCCATTCAGGATGTTTAATCATGTCGTGAGTGGGGCTTAATGTCTCTTTTCTTAAGTCAAATGTCGCTCTAAAAGGATTGAACCAAGCATGAAATTCAAAGCCTCTTTGGTGAGCTTGCTGAATCATCCATTCTAACGGATCGTAGTAAGGATCTGGTGCTTTGCCTTCTTTCCCCGTTAAATAACGAGACCATGGCGCTAATTTTGAAGCATAAAAAGCATCGCCCACACTCCTAATCTGAACAATAACCACATTGTAATTTAGCTTTTTATAAGTATTTAAAATCTCAATATAGTCAGTTTTTTGTTTTTCAACCGCATCAGTACTGGTTTTGGGCCAGTCAATATTAACAACGGTAGCAATCCATACGGCTCTAAATTCGTTTTTGGGATGCGTAGGATTCGCTTGTGCTTGAGTCACTGAAAAAAGAGCTGTAAAAAAGAAAAAAAGTAAAGCTATTGAAAAGTTATGCGTCATTTTTGGGTTGTTTTTTATCAAAATCAAAAATAGTTTTTTTAGTGTAGTTTATGAGGCAAAAAAGAAATATTATTCTCGAAATAAATACACGCAATATCTTTGCCAAAAATGGGAATCCGAAATTGATTTTTAAAGAATTATTTTCTGCTCCCAAAACTTCCTGTCGTCGGGACACATTTTTACAAATAGCCCTTCCTTAGTATTGCTGTTTTGAAATATTTTAACCCAATCTATAGTGTTGTAGTACGGTATTTCTTTTACTTTTAGAGTCTATCCATGCTCCAAGTCTAACAAAGCTTAAAAGGTACCGTTTTTGTTTTTTTTTTGATGTATTGGTTTTTGTTTCATTATTTTGTCTTCCAAACGTTCTATTTGATATTTTAAAAATGCTTCTTCTTCTTTTGTAATCCAACTGCCAGAAATTGTTTCCAACTCTTGGTGCTTTATTTAGTTTATAGCTCATTATTGTTTGTGCAGCTCGAGACTTAGGAAGTAAATCATGTTTTCGGAGCTTCAAGTAATTCAGCCATAGCTAAATAAATTGCGCTTGACATACAAATAACACGAAGTTTACCTGTAATAACTCCAGAGGAATCGCTACTTCTCGCTTTCGAAAGCAGTAATACGGCATGTGTTTTTTTTTTAAGTGATGTTCGGAAGGAAGGACAGTTTTTAAAACGTATAAGAAATATAAGTGGATATAAGTTTTGGTTCCGCAGAGATTCACAAAATTTAAAGAATAAATTCAGCCAACCCAAGGTATTGTATTGAAAATCTTATTTAAAAAAAAGCACCTCACTTTTTAAAAAAATGAGGTGCTTTTGATAACCTTACTGTATTGTCTTTCTATAAAGCGATTGTCCCAATTGTTTTTGTCGCACCAACTTCGACAGAAATATTATTTATTGTCACGGGAATCAATGGAAGTACTGGAGTAACAGTCACACTATAGTTCCCGGCAGGAAGTCCCATCAAAAGGAAATTTCCTTCCGCATTTACATTTGTTGAATACGTTAATGTTACACCCGATTCAACTTTAGTGGCTGTAACAACGGCTAATGCTCCTACAGGCGTTATACTACCTTTGATAGAACCACTTACTGCAGTTTCAATAGTTCTAATAACGGGTTTCAATTTATAAGCACCATTGCCTGTACTAACAATTGATTTATTGGCATCAAAATCAAGAAGTACATGATACATTATACCTTCTTGCAATGTTTGGTGTACTTGGAGTTTCAACCCTGACTGATCTGCACTTGGAGTACTTAACGGATAGATTGTACCATCCACCACCACAGTGTTTCTTGTTCCCAGTATAAGTCTTATTTGCTCAACCTTAGAAATCCCTAATTCGTCAGTGGCAATAAGTTTTTCCACTCCGTTTGATAATTTAAGGAGATCGTAAATTCCAGGAATCACATTTAAGGATACTGCTTGTCCTGCTTCACCAGTTACTTCAATACCTACAATATCAACATTTACTTCTGTATAAGGTCCTGGCGCATCAGTAATACTTACTGAGTAGGGATAAGATTTTGCATTATCATTGTTACAAGAATTCAATAGAAATCCAAACAAGATAAAGGATAGAATTACATTTAATTTTTTCATTTTTCAATTCTTTAAAGATTAATTATTAGCATTAATAGTTCTGTAAAGATGCCGCTATATTAATGATGAACTGTTACACGATTTTAGTAAAATGTTATACTATTTAAGGATTCAATATATTGATAATCAAGTGTATTGTGATATATGGTGCTTTGTAATATTGTCTAGTAGTATTTTCTATTTTACAGAGGTACGCTAAAGAAACACAGTTATTAGTTAAGTACCTCTACAAGGTTTGTGATTTTGTAGAAACATCAGATTACGTTAATCAACCATTTACAAAGAATTTCCACAAAGAGCAGACTAAAAAGGAATGAAGCAATTACAGTAACTACATTATTTATTAAGTGCCAATAATTTGATTTTATCTTTTGAGAGGGATTACTTAACCTTTATACCAATAATGTTTGTAAAATAGTTCAATTGTCAGTTCTAGCACAGTCGATAGCCGTTATTACATCTCGACTGCACTCGATGTCAATGTCATTAAGTTAAGGTTTTATCTAGTTGATTAACAGTTATTTAATTGATTTTAAATTGGTAATATCGTATTATTTTTCTTGTATTTATACTGTAAAATATATAGTTTTGAATATGCCAAAGAACTCAATCGCGATAGTTGAAATATTAAAAGAAGTGATATTTAGTGATAAAATAAGAATTGAATTTAAAATGAATGATAAAGATTTTAGTCGAAAACGTAAACAGCCTTTTGGAGAAGTTTTACTTTTCATGTTCAATTTATTGAGAAAAAGTTTGGCAATAGAAATTGATAGTTTTATAAATCATCTTAATTCAAAACTCGAATCCGAGCCTATTAAAAATTTCACTAAAAGTGCTTTTGTTCAGAAAAGACAAAAGATAAATCCAGAGGTTTTTAAATATTTATCGAGAGTAATTATGGAAAACACTTACATTGAAAGAAATAAAAATGTCCAACTATTTTATGGTTATAGACTCCTTGCAGTTGATGGTTCTACGGTTACTCTACCATATACAGAGAATTTAAAGAATGTATTTGGAGTATCAAAAAACAACACTAAAACAGTTCTAGTGCAAGGAAGGGCTTCTGTTTTGTATGACGTACTGAATCGTCTCGCATTGGATTCGTCGTTGAATAATTCAGCATTGGGAGAAAGACAATTGGCATTGAAACATTCTGATTATTGGGCCAAGAACGATTTGATTATATATGATAGAGGCTACGTGGGTTATGATTTTCAGTATGAACATTTTAAAAAGAATATAGATTATTTAATCAGAACAAGTGTTTCCCATAGTGACCTAATAAAAGATTTTGTAAAAAGCAAGAAACAATCAGCCATAGTTGATTTATTTCCAAATCAAAAACACGCTATAGTTGATAAGCAATACACAAAAGAGACATCGCTAAAAGTTCGATTAATTAGAATCGTTTTGTCTAATGGAGAAATTGAAGTTTTGATAACATCTTTATTGGATAGTCAAACTTTTCCAGCCAGTATATTTAAAGAATTATACTTTTTGAGATGGGGCATTGAGACATTTTACGACGAATTGAAAAACAAACTGAAATTGGAATACTTCACGGGTTATTCCAAAGCAAGTTTAGAACAGGACTTTTTCTGCACGATATTCATAAGTAATTTGCAATCGACCATTGTAAATGACTTACAAGATGACTTAAAATTAAAGAACAAAACCACAAAACTGGATTACAAGATAAACACAAACTTGTCTTACGGTTTTTTAAAAAATAGAATACTAGAGTTGCTTTTTAAAGAAGCTCCTTTGGATGAAGTATTCGAAGAATTAGAAAATCTATTTCTTAAAAATACAATTCCAATTAGATTAAATCGGAATAATAAACGAGAAGCAGGTAAATATCTCAATCGAAAAAGACCTTTAGTACTTAAAAATCAGAAAGATGCAATATGAAAATTGCTTAACTTAATGACATTGTAGTCGAGTCCGCGTGAGGGATTGCAGCAGTCCGCCGCGGCGGACGCGTAAAGATATGAGCCGGACAACTATAAGGAAAGGGGCTTTGTCAATACAAAGTGAAATAAGCCCCTTTTTTTATTGATGGCACGCCCAAATTATCAATCTAATAATGGGTAAAAAGTTGTTTTGAAATCCTTTGGCAGGGCATTCTTGGAACTGAGTAATTTTTTGTACTTTTGCCGAAATTTTATAAATAAAGAACATACATGTTAACAGTTAATAATTTATCGGTTCAGTTTGGAAAACGTATTTTGTTTGATGAAGTGAACACCACTTTTACGCACGGTAATATTTATGGGGTTATTGGTGCCAATGGTGCTGGGAAATCTACTTTTTTGAAAATTATTGCAGGAGAAATAGACCCTACTGCTGGCCATGTACATTTGGAACCAGGGAAAAGGATGTCGGTTTTGAATCAAAATCACAATAAATTTGATGAACATACGGTGCTGGAAACGGTATTGATGGGAAACAAGGTTTTGTATGCTGTTAAGAAAGAAATGGATGAGTTGTACTTGGATTACAACGATAAGAACGCCGATAGAATAGGGGAGCTTCAGGTACAGTTTGAGGAGATGAACGGTTGGAATGCCGACTCGGATGCTGCTGCGATGTTGTCTAACCTTGGAATTACAGAGGATCATCACTATACATTGATGGGAGACTTGGAAGGAAAAATTAAAGTACGTGTGCTTTTGGCGCAGGCTTTGTTTGGAAATCCTGATTTGCTAATTATGGATGAGCCTACAAATGACCTGGATTTTGAAACCATTGCTTGGTTGGAGAATTTCTTGGCTAATTATGAGAACACCGTAATTGTTGTGTCGCATGACCGTCACTTTTTGGACTCGGTTTGTACACATATATCTGATATTGATTTTAGTAAAATTAACCATTATTCTGGAAACTATACGTTTTGGTATGAGTCTAGCCAACTAGCGGCAAAACAACGTGCACAACAAAACAAAAAAGCAGAGGAGAAGAAACAAGAATTGGAAGAGTTTATTCGTCGTTTTAGTGCGAATGTGGCGAAGTCTAAACAAGCGACTTCACGTAAAAAAATGATTTCGAAGTTGAATATTTCTGAAATCAAACCTTCTAGCCGTCGTTATCCTGCGATTATTTTTGACCAAGACCGTGAAGCGGGGGATCAGATTTTGAACGTGCAAGGATTGAAGGCTACTGTAGAAGGGGACTTGCTTTTTGAAGGCGTTGATTTGAATATGAATAAAGGGGATAAAATTGTTTTGTTCTCGAAAGATTCGAGAGCGACGACTGCTTTTTACCAAATTTTGAACAACAATCTC from Flavobacterium ovatum carries:
- a CDS encoding ATP-binding cassette domain-containing protein, with the protein product MLTVNNLSVQFGKRILFDEVNTTFTHGNIYGVIGANGAGKSTFLKIIAGEIDPTAGHVHLEPGKRMSVLNQNHNKFDEHTVLETVLMGNKVLYAVKKEMDELYLDYNDKNADRIGELQVQFEEMNGWNADSDAAAMLSNLGITEDHHYTLMGDLEGKIKVRVLLAQALFGNPDLLIMDEPTNDLDFETIAWLENFLANYENTVIVVSHDRHFLDSVCTHISDIDFSKINHYSGNYTFWYESSQLAAKQRAQQNKKAEEKKQELEEFIRRFSANVAKSKQATSRKKMISKLNISEIKPSSRRYPAIIFDQDREAGDQILNVQGLKATVEGDLLFEGVDLNMNKGDKIVLFSKDSRATTAFYQILNNNLKADAGTYDWGVTTNQAYLPGENHSFFENDLTLVDWLRQWAKTEEERDEVFIRGFLGKMIFSGEEALKTSRVLSGGEKVRCMLSRMMMERANVLMLDEPTNHLDLESITAFNNSLKNYKGSILFTTHDHEFAQTVGNRIVELTPKGVIDRYMTFDEYLDDEKVQELRVKMYS
- a CDS encoding DUF4382 domain-containing protein, which encodes MKKLNVILSFILFGFLLNSCNNDNAKSYPYSVSITDAPGPYTEVNVDIVGIEVTGEAGQAVSLNVIPGIYDLLKLSNGVEKLIATDELGISKVEQIRLILGTRNTVVVDGTIYPLSTPSADQSGLKLQVHQTLQEGIMYHVLLDFDANKSIVSTGNGAYKLKPVIRTIETAVSGSIKGSITPVGALAVVTATKVESGVTLTYSTNVNAEGNFLLMGLPAGNYSVTVTPVLPLIPVTINNISVEVGATKTIGTIAL
- a CDS encoding family 10 glycosylhydrolase, whose protein sequence is MTHNFSIALLFFFFTALFSVTQAQANPTHPKNEFRAVWIATVVNIDWPKTSTDAVEKQKTDYIEILNTYKKLNYNVVIVQIRSVGDAFYASKLAPWSRYLTGKEGKAPDPYYDPLEWMIQQAHQRGFEFHAWFNPFRATFDLRKETLSPTHDMIKHPEWMIKYGEKYYYNPGLPEVQSHLVAVVEEVVKNYDIDAVHFDDYFYPYKISGQDFNDTASYKKYGNGLSLSDWRRMNTNNFVKCTNYAIKKIKPWVQFGISPFGVWRNKSVDPKGSDTQSGQTNYDDLFADPLAWMEYKWVDYILPQLYWSIEHKTASYSKLLKWWSENSNGNAAVYIGNSSYKINTDSDKKWTNPFEIPNQIDLNRTYKNIQGNGFFSAKWFLNNTNKAVTDILAQNQYKYPALPNVVPGFRYKVEDCPVVWDITTDNEIADVILKFPEVDKIRYVVVYGTKNFTKIDVSNPANIIDKIAITEKKGSIGISLPKTYLERHNSCAISYIDYYGNESEATLVSISKNSKIILNQITPDEE
- a CDS encoding glycoside hydrolase family 3 N-terminal domain-containing protein, yielding MTLEQKIGQFFFPAVFINDTEENIQATEKLIREHHIGGLTFFHSRASAATNYESKKPIVYNDDSYERLKSLIVRYQKCTSTPLLMSIDAEWGLAMRVEKTPQYPYAITLGALPESQLHLVYEVGKQIGLDLKSAGIHYNLAPLADINNNPNNPVIGYRSFGENKEKVAHFAVEYLRGMNDVGVLGCLKHFPGHGNTNVDSHLGLPILEESLDELLDNELYPFIEGIKHQVDSIMIGHLAVPSLNDGKNTSATLSKAIIQDLLRKKLQYKGLVISDALNMHSVSKLYDTKGELEWEAFNAGNDVLCFAENVPEGIQEILKNASLERIDASYNRIMYCKKKVGLLDAKSKIDSQLDFKTASLLNTRIAQNSITTIKNSNNNQLALDASKKEKLAVLSIYKNTENVFSKTITDAIKAKSFSIENANEIHSKNFNGIETIIIALFVPKAKPMQNFEIEDRILKLLSELFETKKCILYLFGNPYALQVIPNLASAKGITQVYQDFKEFQETAAQLLLNNAATQGSLPVAIKGI
- a CDS encoding IS4 family transposase, which produces MPKNSIAIVEILKEVIFSDKIRIEFKMNDKDFSRKRKQPFGEVLLFMFNLLRKSLAIEIDSFINHLNSKLESEPIKNFTKSAFVQKRQKINPEVFKYLSRVIMENTYIERNKNVQLFYGYRLLAVDGSTVTLPYTENLKNVFGVSKNNTKTVLVQGRASVLYDVLNRLALDSSLNNSALGERQLALKHSDYWAKNDLIIYDRGYVGYDFQYEHFKKNIDYLIRTSVSHSDLIKDFVKSKKQSAIVDLFPNQKHAIVDKQYTKETSLKVRLIRIVLSNGEIEVLITSLLDSQTFPASIFKELYFLRWGIETFYDELKNKLKLEYFTGYSKASLEQDFFCTIFISNLQSTIVNDLQDDLKLKNKTTKLDYKINTNLSYGFLKNRILELLFKEAPLDEVFEELENLFLKNTIPIRLNRNNKREAGKYLNRKRPLVLKNQKDAI
- a CDS encoding MFS transporter → MKNNKPWYWIPVLNFASGLPYAIIISVSVIMYKNLGISNEDIGIYTSLLYLPWVIKPLWSPFIDLYSTKRKWFIAMQLLISIAFLIVGFTIPMNNFFMISLAFFWMAAFASASNDVASDGFYMIALEKDEQSFFLGIRSTFYRLSMLTGNGLIVIIGGYLEQEYGDKQKAWSYTMIIVGLLMAILTIYNYFSTPKTEVANTSEASYSDSKKNFFVVFASFFQKKQIGIILAFILLFRLGESQLLKMLTPFLIDDITVGGLGLTTQDVGIIYGTFGVLALTVGGILGGIAISKDGLGKWMLPMILAMHLPIIGFVLLAHFHPASVYYIYATVIAEQFGYGFGFAAFMMYLIYVADGESKTSHYSIATGFMALGMMLPGMLSGFIQEYLGYGNFFIWVFLATIPGLILSRFLIYPKDFGKKTKESK